The Molothrus ater isolate BHLD 08-10-18 breed brown headed cowbird chromosome 6, BPBGC_Mater_1.1, whole genome shotgun sequence genome segment gttctcAGTAGGTCTGGTGGTATCTGTTCACATAGGAAAGATTACAAGCAGCCACATCTCCAGACAAGGTTAGTACGCCACTCGTCTTTTTATAGATAGTGTTACTTAAAGTAATATGATGATTCATTCTTTTAGGATTTAAATGTAGCTTAGGAAAGAATACTTTTGTATAATCATACTGATGTTTTCAAGGGGCCTTCCAATGACTGTTCAATTTCAAGAAGGTCAACAAAAGGCTGCTCTGaatttaagacttttttttccatgaagagTATCAGTTCCAGGGTTTGGAGATTCACCTTCATCTTGGTAGAAGCTGTCGATATTACCATGCTGTTACCTCAAGTGTTAGACCTGCATGTCTCATCAGATGTATTTGCCTGAATGTTTGGGTTCAGTCCATAGTGGTACTTTTATCTCTGCCTATGGCAAAGGCAGCACGCTGATTAAACTTGTGTTAGGCTGTGGTCAGCTTCAGATTCCTTTGGTTGCTAGTGTCTCTACCTTTAATAAAACTTGAcatggtctttttttttcccctccagggAAGAAAGGCGTGAGACGCTTgagcaagacagaaaaaagaaaaaggctcaCGCTCTTGGAAAACGTAGAGGCCTATCTGGGTGTTAGGATGAACAAGAAGTATCTAAGACTTCACTGTAAATACTGTTCCTCTCATTTAAAGGCTTGTGCTCTGTGTATGGTTCAGGTTGCTTTTAGCTAGTGGAATCCAGAAAGCAATTAATGAGACCTTGTAATGTGCTCTGAGCATAATGATGATCAACTTCTCTACTAAGATGAGAATTCTAAACTTTCAGGGCCTTAGAACTCTCTTGTTGCTTCATAATGTTTTCATTTAGCTAATTTACTTGACTAAAAGatgttaaagaagaaaatataagtGGAAAAAAGATGCTCGAGCAGCCTCCTTGCAACTTAGGATAGACTTGTACATCAGAATGCACTTGTGTGCTAGAATGCAGGCTTTAGATACCAGCAGCTTCAAATGTTCCTCAAGTGTTCAAAATGACAAGATTTGGAAGTACGTGCTTGCTCTGTTCTCCAGATCAATCCTTAAATGCTCTAAGTTACAGCAATTATTCAGCATTTCTAATCTAATGCCTATGAAATAGTAGGGAatttcaaagagaagaaaaaaatatgcaagcTCTCTGGCAAACTAATGCATAACATAATTGTAAACTACCTTTTTGAAATAGTCACAACTGAATTTACAAATTACCAACTGCATGCTTTGAACAGTTTCTATGGTCAATAGCAGATGTTAAAATTCTCTTGCTTTTCACCTCTAAGATGCTTAGAAGATGTTATAATTGTGTTGAGATGTTATAATTGTATAAATATGTAAAACTCAATACCTTGGTTTTAAAAGAAGCtgttatttttgcatttaaaaaatgcatagaAAAGTTGTCTGGATTTTTTAGGGATAGAAGTAGAAAGGTAATTTAGCAGTTGTAATCTCAGCTGTTGAGCAAATAAATGTTTCACTGAATTTAGTGTCCCATCAAATATATGTTGCAATgtcaagaaaaagcaaattttttaataaagacaaatattttgtaTATGTCCTATTTATCACTGGCTTTATCATTTAGTATACCAACTACAACTTCCTTACTCTGGCACTCATTTTGTTCACACTTGTATttactgctgtgttttcctgtgccAAGTTTTCCTCACCAACTCACCTGCCTCCCACTCCATGAAAGATGTTTGCTCTGGTATTTTCCTGGTATGATCCTTCTTCTACAATTAAGCTGCTGAATTCAGTGCAAAAGGAAAATGGTAGTACAAGATTCTGTTTCAGCTTGCTTTATTGTGGTCTCTTCCCTATAAAATACAGgtacatttaatatttataaagtaCACTTAAGGTCACTGGAGGAGGAGGTCAGTGCTTTGATTACTTAAATTTGACAGCTGAAACATGCCCTTTACAAAACAAGTGCTGAGTGGTTATCTTGAATTACTGAAAACTGGATTTCTCTGCAAAAGGGAGGTGTTAAGGTTCTGTGCAGCAGTTGAGGCTGTGAATTCTTGCAACACAGCTGAGTTAGGCTAACTGTGCACAGCAGaaatgggagctgctgtgccctgtaATGATGCTAAGGCAAGCTCTGCCTCCTCAGGGAGCAGACAGAGGCTGCAGCTTTCCTCCCACCCCTCCTTTGGAGCATTGCTTCTTTCCAACTTCCTTGGCTCTGTATCATTCTAGGATTATCTTCAACAGCTCTGAAGGAAAAGTCAAGCCTGCTGCATAGCTCTTGTTTAAATATTAGCAGtggcagctttttctttttttagctaTCTAGAGGAGCCAATACTTCTGCCTTTTCCACTTCTGGTGCTGCTCTTTGTAAATTTCAGAAGTTGAGTCGCACCAGTCCTCAGAGTATTAATTCTCATacctttttcagtttaaaactagCAAATGCAAGTGTTTTACAACTGTCAATAAACCACAATGTAGAAAATGAAAGTGGTGGacaagaaaagaacaacaaactcatgaaatacttttatttcagtaaagGTCAGGACAGAAGCCAAGAAGAGTCACTACTTTGTAAGAACATCACAACTGCTCTCAGGCTACATTGCAGTCCATCCATCTATGTACAGTCTCTCCATGATTCTGTAGTTGGGAGTTTCAAGATGCCAGTGGTGCCACACTTCATGCACTTATCTCTTTAATGTTTACATAGGTCCTTCAAGTTGTTAAAAGCCACATGTTAATAAGTATtctataaaaataaaccaaatatcTGAACAATGTTCCAAAGGACACCAGCCCAGCTTAGACTGGAGTGTTCTTGTCATATGCTTCATAGGCAAACTTTTCTTTATGAGCTCTGTCATTTACCAGACCAATAAAATCGATCTCCAGCTGGAATGGACCATCTACTTTATCTCCAATGGTGAATCCAAGGGTTCTAACCTAGTTAAAAGACACAGAGGGTAGAACAGTATTTATAATATTACCATCAAACTCAGTTGTATCTCCCAATTCCCTACTTTCCATGCTGATCACAGCGATCTTCTTTAAACTGGTATTGttcaaaatgcagcagcattttttaaGGCTTGAACACTTCCCTACCCCATTTTCAATACAGACTCCAGTGGGAAATGACTCCACATGTGCCTTTCTGCCACTGTGTAAATAAACCCTTGATTTAAAATGGCCTGAGCCTAAAGCAACAGTTACTTTTATCCTTCATGCTTTTCATCACAATTGAGTTTCTAAAcacattttcataaaatcaCAATTCTTTCATTAACAGGAGAAACAAAGATGTAATTAAGGATGGAAGGGATCATTCTAGACAGTGATACACCATCTACTCTGTGAAAAATTCTAAAATGTCTGGTTTGGTGTTAAGTTTAAGTTGGCATGAAACTTAATTACTGAGTTTAATAGTAAGACAAGGTTCTTAGCCACTGTTTCCCAATTAGAATAATGTTCTTAAATATAAGCACAAATCTGTGTGGCTCATGCCTGCTCTCTATTAGCCTGTGGCTTGCCCAAATGCTCCCTCAGCTCTCACATGTTACAAAACACCTCCATCATTACCAGCTCAGTCCAGTCACCAGTGCAGGCCACCTCACAAACTCAGCTGCCCCAAAGCCCTGCTGAAAGTGCAGGTCTGAGCAGTGCCCATGATTTTAAGGACTGCTGTAAGTTTGGGAAAATAATGTCTAGGACGTGTCAGATGAATAAATGTGGACTGAATCTAAATCTATATTGCAAATATATGCTAAATAAAGAACAGAACAAAGCGAGGTAAATGCACTGACACTCCTCTGGATCATTCTAATGCTCTCCATGCTATTCCTTCCCAGCAGCAAGCTCTACAAGCAGCCCCTTGGCTTTTGGAGTCCAGAGAGTTTTTAAAGCTCCTTTTTTCCAAATCACATTGTTACAGATAATCTACAGGAGTCACCTAAACTCTGCTCTAAAGAATCTATTCCTTTGCAAGCCCTAGATACATTGACtgtttcttgccttttttattcctagttaacaattattttctgcctttccaggCTCCTAGGAAAACATACATTAGTAGCATGAGGGCCATTCATTTAAGAGTTGGACCTGATGGTttctgtgggtcccttccaactccaaATATTCAGCGTGTGACCAAGAGTGTGACCAAGACATTTTATTAAGATTTCTTAAATTACCTTCACACTGCTTCCCtgatttttgggtttctttaaaatatgcttGCAAAATTACCCTGCAAGTGCATAATTTTTGCTGTCAAATGCTATACATAAAATAATCATCAACAAAACTTCAGTGGAGGATACTTAGATCAAGTACTGATTTCTCCCTTTAACTcccagtaaatatttttaaatagaccATATACAACTTATGTTTTCATTTACCACACATGAGAATAAGTACCTTATAACATGAAGAGGCCCTTCAATTGCAAATTCACAAACATTAGAGAATTTGTAAGTTATCTATATCAGGCCATCTTGAAGGAAATTCTGAATTTCTTACAGAGCAGTTGTGTGTTCCTTATActgcttttcaaatgaaatttcaaataaaGCCTATAGAAAACTTGCCTTGTCTAACCAGACAGGGTGCTGGTTATCCTGGACTCTTCCCCGACTGGAGAGAAAGAATTTGGAGAATGGAATCTgacataaacaaaacaaaacaaaatcagacTTTAGTCTCACTAGTGTATAAAATAGAAacttagggaaaagaaaataacatgTTAGTAAAGTAACACTCTGCTGTATCTGGTACTAGCATTAATTGGGTACATAAAACTGGCACAAAGAAAGGGGCCACATTAACCCTTCAAGTGGCCTCTCGCAGCCAGCTCCAGGCCCACTCTGTcctgtggtggctgcagccaTCACACAGGAGCGCTACCCTGTCAGGACACAGTGaatggctgcagcacagaaggtGGCTGCTTACAGAGAGAATATCTTCTTCCAGTAACACGGAAATAGCAACCAGAAATTACTGCAAAGTCTACCATGGGCACATACTGACAGCTCATCTGTACCCAGGCTGTGGATTTCACAGTGCAAACTTCATACTCAGACATCGGTATCTCTAGCAAAGCACCTCAGGGTAATgtaaaaatttctttgaaagTAGTGGGAGCAAgaaagcagggctggctgggctggtggctggTGAGGGTGAGAGGAAAACATCCAAGCCAGCAATGACACTCCAACTTTCATCCTCCTGGCTCCTCGTCTGTGGAACAGCAGGCTTTCCCACATGATTGGACAATGGTATCGTGGAGCACTCAACAGCATTTCATAGGGATGTGCAAACCTCCCTGGAGTTGTCATCAGAGAATTACAAAAGGTCGCCAAGTTTCACCAGAAAAGAGCCACAACTCacacttaaaaatattattctgtgTCACAGAGTCAAAGGTCACAAATGACAAACCCCAACTCTTGAGTCTGACTGACTCCAGAGAGGCTGCAAGTTAAGCAAATCCTGTTGCATGGAACAAATCCTCCAACAGCCCACACCCATTTGCATTACAGATAAAATGGTTACCACAGAGAATATTCCAGGCAACACCTGCTAAGCTTCAATTGCTGTATCTATCCTGTTAATCCAGTAAGAGCCAACAGTAGGCATTCAGAGAAATAGCTGGTGGTTCGATTCTCTAACACAATTGCACAGTGTGCCCTCCCTAGTCCAGTTTTGGGAACTCCCAAGTCAAAGGCACATGTCTATTGTATAATGAAAACGTCAAGTGGACAGCAATATAAACTGTGAATGTGGAAAGAATTCCCCTTCCTGTGCTTTGGCCAGGACCACAAGATGGTCTCATTAGTTTGAAAGATTCCTTAGCTCACCATTATTTCCTCCCAGTATGGGCCTCCTCGGGTAAACATGAAGTAGCTGTAGAGGTCATCCTTTTGATGAGAGAAGTAGGGGTCTGTATAAATGTTTACCATCCAAGGTCTGCCATCACCACGGACACGTAAATACAGACTGTTGAAGTTTGACCAGTCATAATACTTCTTCCTGTTAAAAGATCCCTACAAATTAttgataaataaaattatttctcattaataGAGGGACACTTTCAACATGAGGAACAGAGCATTTTTGCCTTGATCACTGCCCTTGTTATTATGTCAGATAGTATTTACTGTAACACAGTGAACACAGCTACTCTGTCCtcaccctggctgctgagctcaCTGAATTTCCTTCGGCACTCTATCAGAGACCACAAATTGCAATATTGCTGCCTGAGGACTCACACTTTCATTATAAGTCACAATCTTGTAACTATCAGAAATCAGGCCTCCTTCCTAGGACTGAATTCCCTACCAGGCAATTACACAAATGCTGCAGTGATAGATCAGCACTTATGTAGCTCACTAAGTTTCATATTCTGTGGTCAGTTCTAGATCATTCAGAAGTGATGGCAGGAAATTGaagcagtgaaataatttaTCCTCTTTGATAACTTCCCAACAGAAGACTAATGAACACTGGGAGCATTTAATGTTTACaacttatttttcattaactGTGCAAAATAATAAGATTGCAAGCATATCTAATTCTTTATTGCATTTTTCCAAAGATCTGAAAAATCCTGATGTTGTCATTTGCATGATGACATATCCAAGAGTCCTCAGAAAGATACACTGAAGTCACTTGGAGCATTGaggggcagagggcagggttatTCTTGGCCAGACTTGCCAAGAAGTCAAAATTAGCACCAAAAATTCACATGCTTCCCCTTTATTTTACAGCACTACTAGGATTACCTATCAGCTATTGTTCTACCAACTCATCTTGTAGGTAACAGAATAAGTAGATgatgaatatataaatataaagcCTGTAGCTACTTCATTTTATGGTTTTAACAGTTTTGAGCCTTTCTACTTAAACAAGGATGGACTGATACACTCCACTACTTCAGAATTAGGAGGTGAAAGTTTGAGTCACATTTGCAAAAGTCAGTAGCAGTCCTGAGAGTCTAACTCAGACAAGACTCCACTTGTTCCAGTCACCTGATCTAATGTCACCATTTTAATCACTGTTCATATGCCTCTCATTTACCCATTGATTTTGCTTACTCATATTCTCTGCTCCCCAAGATTCTGGCCCAGAAATTAATTTACCTAAGCACTTGTGCCAAGACACAAACAACAGacacattaaatatttaagaattttaTCCAGTGTGTGAAAATGTTCCTTGGCTTTTAAAGGTGCTTAGAAATAAGGGATGAAACAAGAAGTATCCATAATAAGCACACCCATTTCTGGTTCTATTTTGCTCAATTCTGAGCTATCAAAGATTTGtgtcttacttttttttctgatgtacaGTAGGAGTCAACCTTTAAAAAGTACATTTCAAAGCACTGTTTTCTGTTCCTGTGAGAAAATGATTCATTCACCCTAACAAAGTCTGATGAATAGACCAAGTTAAAGCCCAGAAAATTCTTACTTATGACACATTCAATCAACTTCTAATTTAGAAAGATGTCTATTTCAATGATTCCAATTTTGGATATAAAGTTTCATTCCAGATCCTTCATTTGTAAGGATGCTGCAAACAGGTCTGTCTATTGTACATAAGGAAATGATCAAATATGTATATTCCTTTTCTAAGAAAGGAAAACGAAATCCAAGAAAAAATTTAACTTCCCTCGAAGTCAAAGCGGCACAGCAGCAATTACACGTCTGAGAGAAAATGCAGTGCTCCTGAAAGTGATCAGCAGGAAAGAGCAGGCACTTGCTGTCACTGGGATTCCACAAACACCCTCAGATCCGGTATGAGAAGCTGTGCGAACACGGAGCTGTACTTACCACTTCTGGTCTGGATCTCATACTGCAATATCCACTGTATTTTGTCTCCCCATCACGAGGCACTTCTGTATTGAGGGTTCCatacagcagagcagcctggttATTCCTACCCAATTTGATGTAAACTTTACTTTTCCCTCCAATCTCCACATCAGAGGAAATAACCCATTTATTTAAATCTTCTTGGCTCCTAAACTGCCACAACACCCTTGTTTGTTCCATCAAGTGCCGACTTAATGGATTGCCTCCAGGTCCTTTTAAGTAATCTTGGGTTTCCTTCTTCAGCAAGCTTAGCTGAGTCTTCAGGTGATCAATGCTCTTCTTAAAGCTGAAATCAGCATTTTGCCAAGACAGTTTTTTCTCAGGCTCTGCCCCGGGCCTCCTGTAGCTGCTGTACAATTTTGAATTGCTGAGGAGAGGTCCAAGTGAGGAGAGCAAAACTTTGTGCCTGCAGCATCCACCGTGGAAGGAAGTACCATTcagcagcatcacagccagAGCCATACTGGTAACTTGAAGAATCCACGTCCAGTAAGGCAATTAATggattgaaattaatttaacaaCAGAACTAGTATTCAGAGTTATCTTACTGTAGTTATGTAGTTGATCTTCACctttaatgaaaaagagaaaaacttataaaaaattacatatgGGATGCTTGTGAAATTATTTAACTTTTATAATCAATACTAGCTAGAAATCCAAGTCAttggaaaacagaatgaaaaaaaccatCAGGAATGACACTTCCTCAGAGCTTGAGTTTATTTATTGACTTCCAACCTAtgctttcccctctccccacgGTGTAAAATCCCCATGCAAATAAGAAAACTCAAGTAAACTACttcaaataaaactgaaaaaagaaaagaaaatcaatttctcTTCATCCCTTCCAACAATAAGTTTAGGTGTTATGGATAACACCAGCAAAAACAACTCATGAAGGTTTCTAAAAGATGACACCTACATAACTAAAAAGTTTTATTCCTGTATGAAAATCACAAATTCACAACAGGCAGATGCTGCTGCCACATAGACAAAAATCACAATTTCATCTGACACAGATGACAAGACTTCTCAAATACTAAGTCCCACAATCTTCTTCCAAGTCATCCTCAACCTGTGTTAGGATTACAGAGACATTTGCAAAGACTGAAAAGTTTAACATGAAAGACTAGAGTTcaatatggggtttttttttataaggCTTTAGGAAAATTCTGCTCAATGCTCTGTACAGAGgctattttctcttccttgtaAAATTAAAcgggtttttttggtttttgtttttttttttcatgccacagaacaaaaccaaaaacgATGTCACATGCATTCAACTTCTGTGAGCTTTTAAGAATGGAGTCAGGCACCCCACTCATGTCCTCTATATGTCACTCACCTTCCTTTACTCACTGTAAAATTTACTACTGTTATTCTCACACTCTAATTAAGTTATGTCTAAAGCTACACCACATTATGCTCTATCGTGCACTTTACGATCGGAGCAAGTTCTCGATCAAGAAACCCTGTCTCCTCATTGCTTCACCCGAGTACCAGAAGAGAGCGGAGAATTCGAATGCGTTCTACTTTAGCCCGGTTTTTGTCCCTCAGCAAGGCTTTAGAAGCCTTGTCCGCCGCTGTAGCGCCAGCCCGGTGCGCGGCCCGGCAGCTGCGGCGCCTCGGCCCCGCTTGCGCCGCGGCCTGGGCACCGGGCCCGGATCCCGCCCGCACGACTGAGCCCGGCGGGCAGAGGCGAGGCCAGGGCGGGGGGGCGGCGGCCGAATCCCCTCGCCTCTCCGTGACCGACAGACCTCGGCACCCACTCCGCCTCACCTTCCCGCCGCCGGGTCCGCCGCGCCCTGGGCCGGCCAAGGAACGAGCGCCGCGGCGCTCCGGTTCCGCCGCCACCGACGGCGGCCACGGACGTCCCGCCCACAGCGGCGGCCGAGGCGCGACCCGGGATCGCCGCGGATCTCCGGTCGccggcggagcggccgcggggaCAGCGCACGGCTCCCTGAGGGGACGGCGGCAGCGGCGGACGCCCCGCCCTCGCCCCGCCCCACGCGCCGCGCATGCGCGGTGCCCTTTGTGtcgggcgggcgggcgggcggcgcgggtcaggccgggccgggccgtgcgagcgccgccgccgccgccgccgccgccggggcggggagggggcacCGCCGGCTCCGCCATGGTGAAGAAGCGGAAAGGCCGTGTCCTTATCGACTCCGACACCGAGGACAGCGGCAGCGAGGAGAACCTGGACCAGGTGCGCGGGCAGGCCCGGCCCAAACGCGGGGCCTGGGATCGCCGGCCCGCGCGAGGCTCGGCGCCGCCATCCCTCCCTCGCTCCCGCCCGGTGGTCCCGCGCCGCTCTCGCCCTCCTCAGCCCGATggggccccgcggccgccgtGGGCAGAGCCCGCGTCCCTCCGGCGGGTCCCCGGCCCGCCCCTGGCAGGAGGCCCGCGTTGGCGGGGGCTCTTTGCAGCGGGCCCGCTGCTCGGCGCCGGCGGGACGGAGGCGCGGTGGATGCTCCGGGGCGATGCTCCGGGCGGTCTGGCCCTGAGCAGGGGGTAGCGAGGCCCGGCTGCCAGTGGTCTTCTCACCTCGAGTAGTGGGGAAAGAGGCCCAAAGGGCTGGGCAACTTTTCCATGCTACTTTGGTACGCCGGGAGAACGGCGTGTCAGGTCCCTGCCCCTCCTCGGGGCAGGCAGGCTCCTGGAGTGTTAATGCGTGTTTAATCCGACCCTCTCAATCTTGGTGACCGCGCTGGAGAGCTCTGTTGGTGGGAAACCAGCCTGTAGATGTAAGAAGGGTAGTATTTATGTATTGGTCATCCGAGCATCTCCCGGGGCTGTAAGTGCGATGTCTGGTGTGAGTTCAAGCGTGTCAGGGTTGCAAAGGGGATGTCTCCCCCTGTGGAGCGGGCTGCTTTCAAAGATTCACCTTTTGGTGTAGCAGGTATTGATGGTGTGATTTCCAATGGCTAAATAAAGACATTATAGGTGAAGTGTGTTGCAGTTTGGATGGCAGTGCTTGCTCCGGGGAGAAGTTTGGCAGATCGAATATGCTGAAGCCGGCATGTCTGATGTAAATTATGTGTTGGACCTTCAGAGTTTTTAATACAGAAGCTGTTGCTATGTTGCAATAAACAGCCTTCCCCAAcacacaaaaatacatttgcagACAGGGGCTTCAGGAAAATCAATCAGATACTCTATTAAAACAAATACACTGGAGCTGATGTGGTTGATCTTGTATACCTCTAGAGTCCTTAGCACTGCCAACATCTCACTGCTAATGTATCAGTTTGATAGTTTTAGAACTTGAAAATGGGAGTTGAACTAGCTCTAGCATCAGTCAGACAATTGGAGTGATGGTGGTAGGAGTAACCACGTGGTTCTGCATCTGTTCCATCCCTCACTGGCAGCAGGCATCTGCAGCTGGACCCGAGTAGTAGGTGTTTCCCCTCCACTGAGCTGCTTGTAGCAACTGTGACAGCAGGGAGGTGTGTGTGCAAAGATGAAGATCAGGTAGCAGGGAAGCCATGTTTTTGAGACGAGAGAATACTGACTTAAATGTTAAATACTGAGTAGATTAAATGTTTGACAGGTTCCCATGGCAATCTAGGCTTGTTGAATCAAAGGGCTAGCAGCCTTTTAAATATAGTATGTTGGAAAACAGAACAAGtatagaaagaaagaaagaaaaaggaatatggCTTTAAAGTGGTGCTTCCCTTCAAGAGCTTCCCAAAGAGAAGCACTGAAGCTTCTTCAGGAGCTTCCAGATATCTGTTAATTGTACAGTTGTGCTATGTTGATGTTGCAGGGCTTCTTTAGAAGTTGGTAAAATGCCATTGCTAATGAACTAATAAAAAGTTTCTTTGTTGGTAAGTAGGCAGACCGTCAGtttctgcagtgtttgtgtTCTCATTTGAGGTAGTAAATTGTAATCAGTTTGTTGAGATAATCTTCCAGTTGTGGAACT includes the following:
- the NDUFAF1 gene encoding complex I intermediate-associated protein 30, mitochondrial gives rise to the protein MALAVMLLNGTSFHGGCCRHKVLLSSLGPLLSNSKLYSSYRRPGAEPEKKLSWQNADFSFKKSIDHLKTQLSLLKKETQDYLKGPGGNPLSRHLMEQTRVLWQFRSQEDLNKWVISSDVEIGGKSKVYIKLGRNNQAALLYGTLNTEVPRDGETKYSGYCSMRSRPEVGSFNRKKYYDWSNFNSLYLRVRGDGRPWMVNIYTDPYFSHQKDDLYSYFMFTRGGPYWEEIMIPFSKFFLSSRGRVQDNQHPVWLDKVRTLGFTIGDKVDGPFQLEIDFIGLVNDRAHKEKFAYEAYDKNTPV